The following are encoded together in the Malaya genurostris strain Urasoe2022 chromosome 3, Malgen_1.1, whole genome shotgun sequence genome:
- the LOC131437186 gene encoding pancreatic triacylglycerol lipase-like, producing the protein MQSSDLSKEIDISNAERLPQFDSNRSLKILIHGWNADRNNMATIPVRNAYLVQNRHNLLVADWSSIAGMAYSTARELVRPIGYRIGVILDEFMHRMSINYDQLHVVGHSLGAHVAGNVGKYFGGRLARITALDPAGPLFVSHSVDAVGSSDALFVDAIHTDGLVLGEVFARAHVDFYPNRGIPSQPGCERLDIITLNACSHYRSTRFFAESILLPYNFVAWKCGLKDILDNRSSECIRDVRNKDEGESIVVMGEHVENRTRGSYYLETSNSSPYGLGKRILRRHQR; encoded by the exons ATGCAATCAAGTGATTTATCTAAGGAGATTGACATTTCGAATGCGGAACGATTGCCACAGTTCGACTCGAACAGAAGCTTGAAGATTTTGATTCACGGTTGGAATGCGGATCGGAATAATATGGCAACGATTCCAGTTCGGAATGCTTACTTGGTCCAGAACCGACATAACCTACTGGTTGCTGATTGGTCAAGCATTGCTGGGATGGCTTACAGTACCGCTAGAGAGTTGGTGCGACCAATCGGCTATCGAATTGGAGTGATTTTAGATGAATTCATGCACAGGATGAGTATAAATTATGACCAACTGCACGTGGTCGGTCACAGTCTAGGGGCGCATGTAGCCGGCAACGTGGGAAAATATTTCGGCGGTAGACTGGCAAG AATAACAGCACTCGACCCGGCCGGTCCCCTGTTCGTTAGTCACTCGGTGGATGCCGTCGGAAGTTCGGATGCTCTGTTTGTGGATGCTATCCACACCGATGGCTTGGTGCTGGGTGAAGTCTTTGCCCGGGCTCACGTGGATTTCTATCCGAACCGGGGAATTCCCAGTCAACCCGGATGTGAACGTTTGGATATTATTACTTTGA ATGCTTGCAGCCACTACCGATCGACAAGATTTTTCGCCGAATCTATTCTACTCCCGTATAACTTTGTTGCCTGGAAATGTGGCTTAAAAGATATCCTCGATAACCGTTCCTCTGAATGTATTCGGGATGTAAGAAATAAGGACGAGGGGGAAAGCATCGTTGTGATGGGCGAGCACGTGGAGAATCG